The Argentina anserina chromosome 5, drPotAnse1.1, whole genome shotgun sequence genome includes the window GTAAGACTTGAGAGTTTCCAAAACAGAACTTAAATGAATCTGCATTTCAACTTACAGCAACCGAATGGAACTTCCTTATACATTTTCACTGTCTATTTCAGGTATCTACTGATATGAATATCATCGACCTTGAAGTAAGTTTAAAGTTAGCATTTTCTGCTGGGGTGATTGTTAGCGCTTCCAGCATATTTTTGGTATTGGTTGTTCTTGCTTGGCCACTCATATTTCTGATTGCACCTACAATTTATCTTACTCATCTGTTTCAGGTACTACACTATAATGACTATATAACCTTAGTTACAATCATAATATTGTCAATACACTTTTGCCTTCTCGAAATAGCTTGTGATGATTATGATCTTACTTTgctttcttttgtaacaacagAATTACTACTTAGCTTCTGCAAAGGAGTTGATGCGAATGAATGGCACGGCTAAATCTGCAATTGCAAGCCAACTTTCTGAATCTATCGCTGGAGCCATGACAATCAGAGCCTTTGGACAGGAGAAACGACCCTACTCAAAAAACTTGGAACTTATTGATGCAAATTCTAGTGCTGCTTCAATAGTTTCTCAACAAATGAGTGGTTAACTGAACGTCTGGAATTGCTGTGTGCTATCATTCTCTCAGCCTCAGCCATCGTCATTACTTGGATTGATGCTTCTTCCTCTGGTTGGTAAAGATGAGCTTGCCACCATCCAATTTAGCCTCATTTGTAGCATACATGCATGATACATGTACATTCCTTCCTAAATCATCTGTTTATTCATAATACATGATTTAACGTTTTGCTTCATCCTGTGACAGGATTTTTTGGGATGATCTTATGGTCTCTCATTGAATGTATTATGTATATCTAGTACCTTCTGTCCAAATACAGTGCATGATAGGAAACTCAATCGTTTCTGTTGAAAGGGTAGAACAATACATGCATATTACCAGTGAATCTGCAGAAGTAATAGAAGACAACCGACCTGCACACAATTGGCCTGTTGTTGGCAAAGTGGAAATATGTGACCTAAAGGTTAGCGTGACAAAGAAACATTGTAAAATATTACTCTAAAGAAAATTAGAACATGATATGACCTTGGCTACCATCATGCAGGTAAGATATAGGCCAAATTCTCCGTGGTTTTTCGTGGGATCAATTGCATTATTGAGGGAGGGCACCAAGTTGGTATCGTTGGCCAAACTGGAAGTGGGAAGACAACTCATATCAGCGTTTTGTTTCGTCTGGTAGAGCCTACAGAGGGAAACGTTATTGTTGATGACTATGACATATGCATTATGCACCATTGGTATTCATGATTTAAGATCATGTCTGGGGATAATCCCACAAGAGCCAATCTTATTTGGTGGCTCTGTGAGATTCAACCTTGACCCTTTATCAGAACATACTGATCTTGAAATAAGGGAGGTAaagttttttctgtttttgcatatgttttttgattctattgtatttcactTGTAAAGCTTAAAGTACATGAATAGCTTACTATGTTCTTTGGTTCTTGATATTTAAACTTTTGAATTGTACTTAAAGTACAATCTTAATATACTGTGCAAGTCTATATCCATAATCCGTATGTTTTATATCTCACATAAATCATCTGTGAATGTAGTGAGGGTTCTTGAAAAATGCCAGTTGCGAGAGGCCATTCAAGAAAAGGAAGAGGGCCTGTATTCCTTTGGTAAGTGCATATATAAGGGATTGTGTTTTCTAGGTGGTGCTTTTCAGCGTCACTGAAACCATAAATAAGAAATGATAATGCAGTTGTGCAAGATGGAACAAACTGGAGCACGGGACAGAGTCAACTATTCTGTTTAGGACATGCTTTACTCAAGAGGAGCCGAATACTTGTGCTTGATGAAGCCACTGCATCAATGGACAATGCAACAGACTTTATTCTCCAGAAAACTATAAGAAAGGAATTTGCAGACTGCACTGTAATAACAGTGGCCCATAGGATACCAACCGTGATGGACTGCACTAAGGTTCTTGCTATAAGTGACGGTAAGCACTCTATCCCCCTCCATAATGAAGAATGTACTCGCTTGTGGCAGTTATGTGATGCTAATTGTTAATATGCTAAATTTGCATCGACAGGACTATTAGTAGAGTGTGATGAGCCAACAAAGCTGATAAACAATGAGGGTTCACTGTTTGGGCAGCTTGTCAAAGAATACTGGTCTCGTTCTACCAATGCCATTATCCATTCAGAAGATTGATTGGGAAAGGTGATCACCTCTGGTACAGCTTGCACTATCTGGTTTTAAGCTTTTAAGATGTCATTGAGTTTTTGCCCCTTTTTTGGTCGAATCTGGGCAAGTGTTTAATAAGCTGTTGCAGTATTCATTCTATTTTTATTTGCTGAGAAGCATTCAAGATACAAACAGATGTTCAAGCTAGAGATTCTAATCTTCCGTTCGTAATAAAACTGGTTCATATCTTCAGAGCTTATGCGTCTCCCGCGAGTAGAGTAATTAATGAAATCAGTAGTAGCTCAAATCATGGTTACAAACAGCAAACAAAGTGTTCTGGAGCTTTTCAATGCAACTATGATTATAAGACAACTACATACTGTTACGGTCGGGAAACTCCGGTGAACCGATGAAGCTCTCAAATTACCTGTAAACCACAAACACACGGCGTTACGGGGTGAATACCGGATTGACCGGCCTTTAACACTCTGATGCCCAAGTCAATAAAGATAGACTAGGATAGGATGATAAGAGGCTTAGGAGACTTCACTCGGTGTAAAGAGGAAAAACGTATTTATAGAGATAAATAGGGTGTAACCAGTAAACTTAACAAACTGTCCTAGTTGGCTAATAATACCTGCAATGGTTTTTGAGCCAATCGGACCCTAAAACCACGAGCAATCCACTAAAAAACGTAGTGTTAACACATACACAAAGAGACATAGTAACTACAATAATTTTAAGAATAAGCATGACTCATGTGTAAGCTTTAGAGCTCTGGCATTAAAGAAAAGCTTTATGACAAAGGTTTGTAAAATAATGGTCTGTCACTATGTCACTAGTTATATGTCTGAAGATTTTCAGCAGCTTTTGTCTGTCACTAGTTTGCAAGTAAAAGTAGTACTTAGAACTCATGGTAATGTTGAAGACGAGGTTAAcaattcacattatcaatcTTGAGCTAAGAAGAACGTATAATGTTCTGGGTAATACTGCTTCCCAAAAATGTTCTTAGTAAGACAATTATCTGGACAATTGGACAAATGCATATAATGTTCATGTGACCAATTGTAAACCCCTACTAATTTTTGGTGGTTTGCATAATTGCATTAGACCAAGACCAAAaagttaatttatttttttaacattAACAGAATACCATGTATTAATCTCTTCATAAGTTTCACACCTCCACTTGATGTTTATAGTATTTTGCTACTCAGCAATTTCATGTTTCATAACTTTACAATTCCCTCGAACAGATTTTGGTACCTTGAAACTAGCTAATAGCTATAATGCTATAttcagatgaaatgatcaggTGAAGCTAGGTGTCGAAAACCATTCTCAGGAACCGGCTGAGTTCTTACGACTCCACCAGAAGGCATTTTGCTACCACAAACCCACCTATTTTCAAGAACCGAGTCATCTTCAGCATGTTCTTCCATATCTTGAAACTTCTTCCTCTTTCGATGTCTCATACATACCATCCCAAGATAACACCCCAAAATAGCTGTAAGAACTCCAAGGACA containing:
- the LOC126793254 gene encoding LOW QUALITY PROTEIN: ABC transporter C family member 10-like (The sequence of the model RefSeq protein was modified relative to this genomic sequence to represent the inferred CDS: inserted 5 bases in 4 codons; deleted 4 bases in 3 codons; substituted 1 base at 1 genomic stop codon), encoding MALYKYMARYHMSQSAWIQTGTIQDNILFRTPMDPVRYKETLRMCSLVKDLDILPFGDLTQIGERGVNLSGGQKQRIQLACALYQNAEVYLLDDPFSAVDAHTXTSLFNEYVMGAAEKTVLLVTDQVDFLLAFNSILFMDWGKISRAAPYDESLASSQQFQDLVNAHNDTGCSDRQVEYPFTRKQNLAAEKIEKERTEVELKESSGDQLIKNEKRETGDTGFKPYIQYLKHSKGFIHFSLSVLFXFMFIVGQLIQNYWLVLNLQDYSVSRVKLFTVYSVIFCIMSLFLLPRSFMIVNLGCGASESIFSALLNSLFRAPMMFYDSTPVGRILSRVSTDMNIIDLEVSLKLAFSAGVIVSASSIFLVLVVLAWPLIFLIAPTIYLTHLFQNYYLASAKELMRMNGTAKSAIASQLSESIAGAMTIRAFGQEKRPYSKNLELIDANSSAXFNSFSTNEWLTERLELLCAIILSASAIVITWIDASSSGFFGMXSYGLSLNYYVYLVPSVQIQCMIGNSIVSVERVEQYMHITSESAEVIEDNRPAHNWPVVGKVEICDLKVRYRPNSPXVFRGINCIIEGGHQVGIVGQTGSGKTTHISVLFRLVEPTEGNVIVDDYDIALCTIGIHDLRSCLGIIPQEPILFGGSVRFNLDPLSEHTDLEIREVKVLEKCQLREAIQEKEEGLYSFVVQDGTNWSTGQSQLFCLGHALLKRSRILVLDEATASMDNATDFILQKTIRKEFADCTVITVAHRIPTVMDCTKVLAISDGLLVECDEPTKLINNEGSLFGQLVKEYWSRSTNAIIHSED